The stretch of DNA TCAGGACCCTAGGGAGACCCCTACATTGTAAATCGCACCGTCCAGCTCAGGGGGTTACCCTGGTTTCAATTATAAATAGAAAAAACCTcttacagaaaaaaaaatggggtTATTGGAGATTTAATGTTTAAATAGAATTGCTGCTAAATCTCAGTTGCAGACGTCATTCTTTGAGTTCTTGACAACAGCTGGCACCGGGCTCCAGTGCTGTTGATCTCATATCTGAATACACTTTACATTCCCTTCGTGACACTTACCTCCAGTATAGAGGAACGAACTGGACAGTCCTCCAAAATAAATTAGAGCCATGTGCTCTAGCTTCAACTTAGACAGAAAATAAAGGCAGGCAGCACACAAACAGCCCAGCGAGTAGAGGAAAACGCCAAACCGTACCACATCCTGCGGCTCCAGGATTCTGTCTACTAGTGTCCGGTCATCACTTTTCTTGTGATCAATACCTTTGGAAAAGTCATAGTAAGTGTTCACCAGGTTCCCAGCTCCATGCACGGCCAACACTGCCACTGCACAGACCAGGAAGACCAGGAAGTCCAACGTACCTTCAGATCGGTAAGCAAGGGCACTGCCCAGTGCCACAGGGGTAAGAGAGGCACTGAAGCTCCAGGGCCGAAGTGCCAGGACATAGGTAGCACATTTCTGTTTCCAGCTGATGGTCTTTGGTGCTGCTCTGTCCGTTAGCTGCTGCACTGGGCCATTACATAATGAATGGACTTCTCCTTTGAGTTCTGTCGGCTCCACCCCTGTGAGGTCTTCTGTGCCGATACCAACTTTATTCACCTTGTCATCTGGATTCATGATCAGGTTTTAAAGTGGAGCAGGTACAACTGTTGGAACTGTGTTGTCGGTAGCTGCAAAATGTAAACACACGAGAAAtcaaaaaggtttttatttaaaaatattacaAAAGACAACTCTGTTGAATTTGAAAAAGTAATTGTAGAACACGAAACGGAGAGGAACATCTAGCGCATAAAAAGATAAACGTCAACATTTTCGGGTTTTAAAAGTGAACGCCGCAGAAACTGAAATACTAATCCTATCAAGTAAAAACAATATGAAATGGGAAGGAAAATGCCCAAATCAAGGTAACCACTAAAATATTTAGGAATCTATATTGATCCGGAGGGTAAATATCTTTACATATCCCTACAATAAATCACAGAATTAGAGGGGTGGCAAAATCCTGGCCCAAGATAAAATTGAAAAGTCAATGCATTGGACTAAACAGTAATATTATGCCAGGGCCAATAAAGCAGACTCCCCCCTTGCAAACAAACTTAAGTCTATCTCCAATGTTGAACAGATTAGAAAAAGAAGGATATTTTCCTAAGCTTCATAATAACCCGAGGCCTCCGACTCAGGAGGGAAGAAAGAGGGGAGCAATTCAAGAATATTTAGAAAAAGCAGGCTTGACCAAAATATTGGACGTAGATAGAGAAAATTTGGAGAATCCCATCTCATTAGATGAGATCGGAGACAATTAAGTCTCTCAAAAATAATAAGTCCCTGGGCCCAGATGGATTCCCGAATGGGTACTATAAATAAATTTGCCACCGGACTGGCACCTCACTTGCGGGAGGCATTTAATTTATTTACGAGAGGTGACAGTTGCCCCAATACCCTGACACGGGCACATAATGGTTATCACTAAAGGACAAGACGAACTGTGATTGGGTCATCATATAATACAAATTACATGTTATGAAAAagatattaaattaaaaaaaataattctcaATTACAAATAGATTCTATTTTAGAAAGTGACTAAGATTCCACTCTACATGCATCCCAGTGGGGAagcgaaatgtaaaaaaaaagctgtgtgtgctgtgcacgcgcatagtaagtgaaacgtctttaacttttgtcacagaaattgtatttgtgttgttttaagaaaaaatcaaaaaataccatttcattgacaaaacgcaaataaatttggacttagaacgtgcgtgcttggcacacatcccctgtatttgcaataagcgtgaattccttgtgtgtgtgtgcgtgtgactgtgtatgtctgtatgtgtgtgtcagtcagtgtgtgtgtatgtgtgtcagtgtgtcagtgtgtgtgtatgtgtgtcagtgtgtgtgtgtgtatgtgtgtgtatgtgtgtcagtgtgtcagtgtgtgtgtgtgtatgtcagtgtgtgtgtatgtgtgtcagtgtgtgtgtgtgtatcagtgtgtcagtgtgtgtgtgtgtatcagtgtgtcagtgtgtgtatgtgtgtcagtgtgtgtgtgtgtgtgtgtcagtgtgtgtgtgtgtatgtgtgtcagtgtgtgtgtgtgtatgtgtgtcagtgtgtgtgtgatgtgtgtcagtgtgtgtgtgtgtatgtgtgtcagtgtgtgtgtgtgtgtatgtgtgtgtatgtgtgtgtgtgtatgtgtatgtgtgtatgtgtgtgtatgtgtgtgtatgtgtgtcagtgtgtgtgtgtgtgtgtgtgtgtcagtgtgtgtgtgtgtatgtgtgtcagtgtgtgtgtgtgtatgtgtgtcagtgtgtgtgtgtgtatgtgtgtcagtgtgtgtgtgtgtgtatgtgtgtcagtgtgtgtgtgtgtatgtgtgtcagtgtgtcagtgtgtgtatgtgtgtcagtgtgtcagtgtgtgtgtgtcagtgtgtgtgtgtgtatgtgtgtcagtgtgtgtgtgtgtatgtgtgtcagtgtgtgtgtgtgtatgtgtgtcagtgtgtgtgtgtgtatgtgtgtcagtgtgtgtgtgtgtgtgtatgtgtgtcagtgtgtgtgcgtgtgtatgtgtgtcagtgtgtgtgcgtgtcagtcagtgtgtgtgcgtgtcagtcagtgtgtgtgcgtgtcagtcagtgtgggtgcgtgtcagtcagtgtgggtgcgtgtcagtcagtgtgggtgcgtgtcagtcagtgtgggtgcgtgtcagtcagtgtgggtgcgtgtcagtcagtgtgggtgcgtgtcagtcagtgtgggtgcgtgtcagtcagtgtgggtgcgtgtcagtcagtgtgggtgcgtgtcagtcagtgtgggtgcgtgtcagtcagtgtgggtgcgtgtcagtcagtgtgggtgcgtgtcagtcagtgtgggtgcgtgtcagtcagtgtgggtgcgtgtcagtcagtgtgggtgcgtgtcagtcagtgtgggtgcgtgtcagtcagtgtgggtgcgtgtcagtcagtgtgggtgcgtgtcagtcagtgtgggtgcgtgtcagtcagtgtgggtgcgtgtcagtcagtgtgggtgcgtgtcagtcagtgtgggtgcgtgtcagtcagtgtgggtgcgtgtcagtcagtgtgggtgcgtgtcagtcagtgtgggtgcgtgtcagtcagtgtgggtgcgtgtcagtcagtgtgcgtgcgtatgtgtgtgtcagtcagtgtgtgcgtgtgtatgtgtgtcagtcagtgtgttcgtgtgtatgtgtgtcagtcagtgtgtgcgtgtgtatgtgtgtcagtcagtgtgtgcgtgtgtatgtgtgtcagtcagtgtgtgcgtgtgtatgtgtgttagtcagtgtgtgcgtgtgtatgtgtgtcagtcagtgtgtgtgtgtgtgtgagagtcagtcagtcagtcagtgtgtgtgtgtgtgagtcagtgtgtgtgtgtgtgtgtcagtcagtgtgtgtgtgtgtgtgtatgtatgtcagtcagtgtgtgtcagttagtgtgtgtgtgtgtgtgtatatgtgtgtgtcagtcagtcagtatgtatgtgtgtgtgtatgtcagtcagtcagtgtgtgtgtgtgtgtgtgtgtgtgtgtgtgtcagtgtatgtatgtgtatgtgtgtgtcagtcagtgtgtgtgtgtgtgtatgtgtgtgtgtcagtgtgtgtgtgtgtgtgtgtgtgtgtatgtgtgtctgtcagtgtatgtgtgtgtatgtgtgtgtatcagtgtgtgtatgtgtgtgtctgtcagtgtatgtaagtctctctttctgtgtcctgccccctctctccttatcccccccccccccgagctgcgGACTTGCGGGGGGTCGGGCTTGAGGGCCCCCCCTCCAGCAgtgctgcgtgggaagcggcacgctcaaaccccccgcttcccgcgttacTGGAGCAGTAGCCGTGGGAGGCGACAGGGCACGTCGCTGGCATATGCTGACAGcgcagcgggcgtgtggggggaattggcggccattaggagtgaCGCCATCATCCGGTTAGCCTCCATGATCTcggggctcctctcctcctccagccccggaggcgctcagtcagcgggacacacccACACCGGAAGCTCTGAGCCAGCCATCTTTGTATACCCATGGCAACGGACGTGTGGggttaacggcggccgttaggagcggcgccagcgggtgtgtggggggagtggcggccgttaggagcagcgccggcggctatcgccgcatGTCAcatcaggcatgtggggggagggatgggggagccgtgacgttacttccgtttcacatttcgtcccccatctctcccgttttacccaatcagaataggtgccactaaagaaatttcacttcaaaaagaggAATGGTGTTCATAGAACGATTGCCAGGAGAAAAATTAACATTGCTCTAAAAAATAACATTGCTGCACGTCTGACATTTGCCaaaaagcacatagatgatccacaacacttctggaacaatgtactcTGGACAAACGAGAAAAATCtaaaactttttggcctcaatacGAAACGTTAtctttggcaaaaaccaaacactgcatgCGGACAGAAGATCCTCAtaccaaccgtcaagcatggtgttGGAAGTGTGATGGTTTTTGGTCTGCTTTGCTGCCCCAGGgcctggatggcttgccatcattgatacaaccatgaattctgcattgtaccaAAAGATTCTAGagaagaatgtcaggccatctatctgtgagctgaagcgaaagtgggtcatgctgcgagacaatgatcctaaacatgcaagcagatctacaaaagaatggctgcagaagaagaaattccacgttTTAGAATGACCTATTCAAAGTTCAGATCTAaatcccattgaaatgttgtggcaggaccttaagtgAGCTGTTCATGCAAGGAAACCCTCAAATgccactgagttgaagcagttctgtaaggaggaatgggccaaaattcctgaAAATCGATGAGAATGACTGaccagttacaggaaacgcttagttgaagtcattgctgctcaagggggtgccaccaggtactgaatctaaaggttcacatactttttcacacatgaatcatttgtgaataaataaatggtgaaaaggtatcatgtttgtgtgatcaggttatctttatccaTTATTAGGACTtatattaagatctaataacattttaggtttaaaatatgtgaaaatcttaAGGGGttcaaactttttctcgccactgcacGTCCATCAGGTTCAACCAACAGAtacgtatcctatatttgtatttactgtatattagaaGACAACGACAGAAGGGTCACATTCCAATAATCTGTTTAAaatactgtgacggtaggggtagctggcatcacaagtgtgtttattctctgtattttgtatttctgtgtgtttccgaggtcttatccaaataaacctcattttatttaattaccttgttttgttttgtgactgatcccttaaatataaatgtgttaaaaagaCCTGatctaccgtgacaggctttttgCGTTTTATTgctctatttattttatttagtaaTCAAAGACTAAGTTTTAAGTCCACTCAATGTACATATACTACACAAAGGCATATTGAGTGCTCAACAGATCTGGGATCTTTTTCTCTATTTGTAATTAAAATACCTTATAGAAATAAAAGTGGACAGGTGAAACACACAAAGGTTTCATTTAGACAACATAGAGTAGGTAGTATGTAAACTACAGCCCAAAAGCCAGTTTGAAATGTGCTCATGATTCCACACAGACTTGAGAATAGCAAACCTCAGTAATGATTTGAAGGATGTATTTTGTGGCTGGATCATTAAACAGTAGTTTAATGATctttttctgtaaaaaaaaaaacacagtgctACTAAGAACATGCAATGCCACTTTACACAAAGTGGAGTGTTTTCACTTTCGATAGTATagaaagaaaagggaaaaaaacacagaaacacacacacactttcaaatTATCTTTTCCTCTGACCACAATACCAGCTAATCAccagggcaataaggcactcgttACGCCACCACACAGGCTTTGTGATATCACATTACACATGGTATAGTGAGGGTCCTTGTGATAACTGAACCGTTATATATCTGACACACTTAGAGTGACAACTGTCGGTGATCGACCCTCACTGGTGAGATCGCCGGAGCCTTTACTCACCTACTCTCTACCTCCAGACGTGTCCCCTGGACGCGGCCATCTTCCTTGTGCCGCTGTCAAATGATTCCGACCGGGAACGTGTGCTACCGTTACTAATATCACTGCGCGCTTGTGATTTGCCGCCACAGTATCACCCCGCGCTCCACTTTAATGTGTGAGttacagatagctgtgtgtgaacACAAACCTGCAGAGCCaggacattaaccccttcacggccagaGACCAGCCATACCAGgatccccatcccctctccccaggaatcctttcactgccagagacctgcagagccagaactccactcaatattaacgtattcactgccagagacctgcagagccagaacaccactcaatattaacgtattcactgccagagaaccagaacaccactcaatattaacgtattcactgccagagagccagaacaccactcaatattaacgtattcactgccagagaaCCAGAACTCCACTCAATATTaacgtattcactgccagagacctgcagagccagaacaccactcaatattaacgtattcactgccagagacctgcagagccagaacaccactcaatattaacgtattcactgccagagacctgcagagccagaacaccactcaatattaacgtattcactgccagagacctgcagagccagaacaccactcaatattaacgtattcactgccagagacctgcagagagcCAGAACACCAGTCAATAGTaacgtattcactgccagagacctgcagagccagaacaccactcaatattaacgtattcactgccagagacctgcagagccagaacaccactcaatattaacgtattcactgccagagacctgcagagagcCAGAACACCAGTCAATATTAACatattcactgccagagacctgcagagagccagaacaccactcaatattaacgtattcactgccagagacctgtagagccagaacaccactcaatattaacgtattcactgccagagacctgcagagagcCAGAACACCAGTCAATATTAACatattcactgccagagacctacagagagccagaacaccactcaatattaacgtattcactgccagagacctgcagagccagaacattaaaatattcactgccagagacctgcagagccagaacaccactcaatattaacgtattcactgccagagacctacagagccagaacaccactcaatattaacatattcactaccagagacctgcagagccagaactccactcaatattaacgtattcactgccagagacctgcagagccagAACACCACTCAATATTAACATATTCACTGCCAGAGATCTGCAGAGCCAGAACTCCACTCAATATTAACatattcactgccagagacctgcagagccagaacaccactcaatattaacgtattcactgccagagacctgcagagccagaacaccactcaatattaacgtattcactgc from Ascaphus truei isolate aAscTru1 chromosome 6, aAscTru1.hap1, whole genome shotgun sequence encodes:
- the UBIAD1 gene encoding ubiA prenyltransferase domain-containing protein 1, whose product is MNPDDKVNKVGIGTEDLTGVEPTELKGEVHSLCNGPVQQLTDRAAPKTISWKQKCATYVLALRPWSFSASLTPVALGSALAYRSEGTLDFLVFLVCAVAVLAVHGAGNLVNTYYDFSKGIDHKKSDDRTLVDRILEPQDVVRFGVFLYSLGCLCAACLYFLSKLKLEHMALIYFGGLSSSFLYTGGIGFKYVALGDLVILITFGPLAVMFAHAAQVGYLTISPLLYAVPLALSTEAILHSNNTRDMESDRQAGIVTLAILIGPTLSYMLFNLLVFFPYLIFSILATRYTISMALPLLTIPMAFSLERQFRSQNFSKIPQRTAKLNLLVGLFYVFGIVLAPAGSLPKL